The following DNA comes from Anastrepha obliqua isolate idAnaObli1 chromosome 1, idAnaObli1_1.0, whole genome shotgun sequence.
GCTTCATCACCCTCTGGCCATTCAATAtctaaaaaaaggaaacaattatttagaagaaaaatgaaatcagttaagatgcaaaaaaaaaatcaaaatgatgcaaaaatgttattttacttttattcagaATGTTGTCGAAAACTTTTTGTGGTGTTTCATCGTTGAAGGGCGGCAAACCCGTCAAGAATTCGTAAAAGCAAACGCCGAGTGCCCACCAATCAACAGCCGGTCCGTGTCCTTGACGCAACAATAATTCGGGTGCCAAGTAATCGGGTGTGCCGAGTATACGTTCAGTGGACTGCCGACCAACGCCACGCCGCACCGACTTTGGCGTGCGGAAAGGTGTATTAATACGTTTCGGCGTTTGTGGTACATTATTGCCCAAATTGATGGGTGACATGGTAAGATCATCAGCtggcatttttaaatattgcacaTTCGATGCCTTCTCTGTCGCTTGCTCCGATTTTTTCATCTCCATCGATACTGGCAACGCAAAGCGTGTTGATTTGAGTTTTCCCAACAAGCCACCATCACGATGAGGCAGCTTTTGGGATGACACAGGTGTCGAAAAGACAACATTTGTGACATGCTCACTGAGAGTCTGTGGCATTTCATCGTCCGAAAGCGAGCGCACTTTCAGCACACCGCTAATTGCTTTACGCTTTTTCGGCGTGCTGCTACCGATGTCAAGAATATCGATCTCTTGTGTGAGGCCGGTGCTGCCACAGTTAGATACCGAATTGGAGCCGTCACCTTCCAGACTGGGCGAGTTCTCAGAACGATTGAGCAGATTTAGCTTGCGTTTCATGCccctaaaaattaagaaacggaaattttaaataaaattgatgttTGCTTTGTGCATAAAAACCTCATGAATTCGGGACGTTTGAAATTTTTCGATAGATTGCGAAATGGCGAACGCATACTGTTGGCTTCGCTAGTAATGTTCGTGTTGTAACTAAATGAATGTGTGAAAAACACAGTGCGTATtaagatatttttgattttgaaaattttttttttctgcaacgCATACCTTCGCGAATAGTCTGAGCAACCTGTATCGTTCTTCGAAATGCACATATTGTCCGCCTTGTCTAGTGAGCCTGTGGTGGTGTTAATCTGCGAAATGGAATAGTCACTCTTACGACTGGATACCCCGGAGTCCTCTGTGCCTTTTGAAATACGCAAACGCTGTGTTCAAAAAATCCGTGTTATTTTAGTGCATAAGTTAAAGTAAAGAATTTTAATGgtgcagtaaaaaaattaaaatatacttctccacttggaaaatttaacatattaacattaacatatttTAGTGCATAATTTAAAGTAAAGAATTTTAATGgtgcagtaaaaaaattaaaataaacttctCCACTTGGAAAATTTAACATAGAAAAATTGCATGCAATAGCCATAGAAAGCTGTTAATTGTGTTATAACGAGTAAGAGATTGTGTTATAagaaacattcatttttttttttattttctatcccTTTACCACATCCAGCACAAAACACACACCACTTAACAAGGCACCTCATCATATACAATAAACAACGAAAGGTGTGGAATTTTTCATCGAATaccataactaaaaaaatttaattgatttcgTTTTTAATCTCACATTTAATCCCCAGTCCAAAATACCACACaaaccaacaaacaaaaaacatacgcTTACACACCTCATCCATCGAAGGTTTTCGAACTATGCTAAACTCAAATGAATCTCCTTCTTGATCACTCTGCTCCTGCACCTTAATTAAAACCTTTTTCTCTTTGAGACTATCTTTAAATAGTGTATTATGTTCCTGCTTGTAAAagtgtatacaaaaataaaaattcatttttctcaTACggcattttatattaaatttaaaccgCTTACATTGCAATTCGCTCTAACAGCAGTAGCAGCGCCGTTCATTTCCTTACTAATGTCCACAAATCCGACGTGACGAGTATGCGTAGGTGCATTTGCACTGACACTTGCTTCATTGTTACTTGCCTCTGTTGATGTGCACGTGTAATAGGAGGAATTACTGTCGGTCAATTGCGTCTACAAAATCGTAAGCATAGTAATTCATTTAACTTctcctaaaaacaaaaacattttacagTTCAAAATTACTTTGGTGGGGCATGTGTGCGTAACAGAAACATTTAGCTCTTCCACCGAAAAGAACGGAGAGACTCCAGATATTTTACTATCACTAGCTCGTTCTGCTTCATTCAAGGAAGTATCGGCCTCACTATCCGATGATTCAGTCatatctaaaataaataaatatttttcaatatagcgCATCATGAAAATTATCACACTTTTTACGGCGTCTATTCATAGCATTCATCAGGTTTGAAGTGCCAGTTCCACATTCCATTTTCTTCTCCGAACCAAAAGATAAATGTGAAGTCAGCGAAAGCAACTGGCCCGGTGTTCGTGTATTTAGGGTAGGCGAAATGTTTAATAGATCAGATATTTCCAAATCTGAAACTTGTAGTTATGCAATTAGCAAATTTGCTCATAGTATTCACCTTAAATACGCTCGcaaatacaacaaatatttatagtttaCCTCTTCTGTTGTCAATTTTGCTTAACCCGAAATCGGTCAACTTTACATGGCCAGCTGCCGATAGCAGCATATTGTCCGGCTTTATATCGCGATGCACAATGCCATGCTCATGCAAATATTGCAATGCTAGCGCAACTTCGGCCACATAAAAGCGCGCCACTGCTTCGTCAAAGTAGCCATACATGGTAAGCAGCGACTTGAGATCACCACCCACCATGTACTCCATCACTAAATATACGCACGCTAGCGATTGTAGTGAGTAGAATAGACTGACACAAAATGGACTACGTGACAACGCCAATGCATTTCGTTCTGTAATAACTTGCGATAccatgtttttatttatcatcTCCGATTTGCGCATCACTTTGATGGCGTACAATTTGTTTGGATCATTGTTTTTGTAACCCAAAAACACCTTTCCAAATGCTCCACGGCTAATGGGTTTGATAATCACAAAGTCGTTGATTGTTGGGAGCTGAAAGAAGAAATCAGTCATAAGTTATAATATCTACATGTAAATGAGATTTCTCTAGAACATGAATGATTGCCAACATTATTAAGTATTTGGCACTGACTTATCCAAAGCGCACTTTAAACTAAAAGCaattgcaaaaacaataaaaccacGCAAAACGAACATCAAATTGTGTTCGCCAAGTAACTGCACTTTACGATCATATCAGTAAAAGTTTTCGCTATTTCACAATTAGCAATTTAATGGTAGGCCAATTAAGAACGCATTGCTTTGTTCAAATTGATAAATACCTTAGTACACGTTTGATTCTCCGGCTTGGTTgttagaatatttattttatctaatagATGTTCCCCATCGAGTACCATAGACGATTTTTTAGGTGTCTTATAATCGCATTGGTGGTACTGCACAGTTGCAGTCCCCTCTTTTTCCATGACACGAGCATATAGTGTTCCAGATGAATTTTTAccgtacatatattttgtacttCTCAAACAAAATCGAAATATGACAA
Coding sequences within:
- the LOC129239280 gene encoding serine/threonine-protein kinase greatwall isoform X3, producing the protein MYGKNSSGTLYARVMEKEGTATVQYHQCDYKTPKKSSMVLDGEHLLDKINILTTKPENQTCTKLPTINDFVIIKPISRGAFGKVFLGYKNNDPNKLYAIKVMRKSEMINKNMVSQVITERNALALSRSPFCVSLFYSLQSLACVYLVMEYMVGGDLKSLLTMYGYFDEAVARFYVAEVALALQYLHEHGIVHRDIKPDNMLLSAAGHVKLTDFGLSKIDNRRDLEISDLLNISPTLNTRTPGQLLSLTSHLSFGSEKKMECGTGTSNLMNAMNRRHMTESSDSEADTSLNEAERASDSKISGVSPFFSVEELNVSVTHTCPTKTQLTDSNSSYYTCTSTEASNNEASVSANAPTHTRHVGFVDISKEMNGAATAVRANCNQEHNTLFKDSLKEKKVLIKVQEQSDQEGDSFEFSIVRKPSMDERLRISKGTEDSGVSSRKSDYSISQINTTTGSLDKADNMCISKNDTGCSDYSRSYNTNITSEANSMRSPFRNLSKNFKRPEFMRGMKRKLNLLNRSENSPSLEGDGSNSVSNCGSTGLTQEIDILDIGSSTPKKRKAISGVLKVRSLSDDEMPQTLSEHVTNVVFSTPVSSQKLPHRDGGLLGKLKSTRFALPVSMEMKKSEQATEKASNVQYLKMPADDLTMSPINLGNNVPQTPKRINTPFRTPKSVRRGVGRQSTERILGTPDYLAPELLLRQGHGPAVDWWALGVCFYEFLTGLPPFNDETPQKVFDNILNKNIEWPEGDEALSAEAVEAVDLLLTIDPTLRPAAKEVQQMRFFESIDWKNIENEEPPFVPTPENPTDTAYFEARNNLQHLQLSNFTLED
- the LOC129239280 gene encoding serine/threonine-protein kinase greatwall isoform X1, producing the protein MYGKNSSGTLYARVMEKEGTATVQYHQCDYKTPKKSSMVLDGEHLLDKINILTTKPENQTCTKLPTINDFVIIKPISRGAFGKVFLGYKNNDPNKLYAIKVMRKSEMINKNMVSQVITERNALALSRSPFCVSLFYSLQSLACVYLVMEYMVGGDLKSLLTMYGYFDEAVARFYVAEVALALQYLHEHGIVHRDIKPDNMLLSAAGHVKLTDFGLSKIDNRRVSDLEISDLLNISPTLNTRTPGQLLSLTSHLSFGSEKKMECGTGTSNLMNAMNRRHMTESSDSEADTSLNEAERASDSKISGVSPFFSVEELNVSVTHTCPTKTQLTDSNSSYYTCTSTEASNNEASVSANAPTHTRHVGFVDISKEMNGAATAVRANCNQEHNTLFKDSLKEKKVLIKVQEQSDQEGDSFEFSIVRKPSMDERLRISKGTEDSGVSSRKSDYSISQINTTTGSLDKADNMCISKNDTGCSDYSRSYNTNITSEANSMRSPFRNLSKNFKRPEFMRGMKRKLNLLNRSENSPSLEGDGSNSVSNCGSTGLTQEIDILDIGSSTPKKRKAISGVLKVRSLSDDEMPQTLSEHVTNVVFSTPVSSQKLPHRDGGLLGKLKSTRFALPVSMEMKKSEQATEKASNVQYLKMPADDLTMSPINLGNNVPQTPKRINTPFRTPKSVRRGVGRQSTERILGTPDYLAPELLLRQGHGPAVDWWALGVCFYEFLTGLPPFNDETPQKVFDNILNKNIEWPEGDEALSAEAVEAVDLLLTIDPTLRPAAKEVQQMRFFESIDWKNIENEEPPFVPTPENPTDTAYFEARNNLQHLQLSNFTLED
- the LOC129239280 gene encoding serine/threonine-protein kinase greatwall isoform X4, encoding MYGKNSSGTLYARVMEKEGTATVQYHQCDYKTPKKSSMVLDGEHLLDKINILTTKPENQTCTKLPTINDFVIIKPISRGAFGKVFLGYKNNDPNKLYAIKVMRKSEMINKNMVSQVITERNALALSRSPFCVSLFYSLQSLACVYLVMEYMVGGDLKSLLTMYGYFDEAVARFYVAEVALALQYLHEHGIVHRDIKPDNMLLSAAGHVKLTDFGLSKIDNRRVSDLEISDLLNISPTLNTRTPGQLLSLTSHLSFGSEKKMECGTGTSNLMNAMNRRHMTESSDSEADTSLNEAERASDSKISGVSPFFSVEELNVSVTHTCPTKTQLTDSNSSYYTCTSTEASNNEASVSANAPTHTRHVGFVDISKEMNGAATAVRANCNRLRISKGTEDSGVSSRKSDYSISQINTTTGSLDKADNMCISKNDTGCSDYSRSYNTNITSEANSMRSPFRNLSKNFKRPEFMRGMKRKLNLLNRSENSPSLEGDGSNSVSNCGSTGLTQEIDILDIGSSTPKKRKAISGVLKVRSLSDDEMPQTLSEHVTNVVFSTPVSSQKLPHRDGGLLGKLKSTRFALPVSMEMKKSEQATEKASNVQYLKMPADDLTMSPINLGNNVPQTPKRINTPFRTPKSVRRGVGRQSTERILGTPDYLAPELLLRQGHGPAVDWWALGVCFYEFLTGLPPFNDETPQKVFDNILNKNIEWPEGDEALSAEAVEAVDLLLTIDPTLRPAAKEVQQMRFFESIDWKNIENEEPPFVPTPENPTDTAYFEARNNLQHLQLSNFTLED
- the LOC129239280 gene encoding serine/threonine-protein kinase greatwall isoform X2 — protein: MYGKNSSGTLYARVMEKEGTATVQYHQCDYKTPKKSSMVLDGEHLLDKINILTTKPENQTCTKLPTINDFVIIKPISRGAFGKVFLGYKNNDPNKLYAIKVMRKSEMINKNMVSQVITERNALALSRSPFCVSLFYSLQSLACVYLVMEYMVGGDLKSLLTMYGYFDEAVARFYVAEVALALQYLHEHGIVHRDIKPDNMLLSAAGHVKLTDFGLSKIDNRRVSDLEISDLLNISPTLNTRTPGQLLSLTSHLSFGSEKKMECGTGTSNLMNAMNRRHMTESSDSEADTSLNEAERASDSKISGVSPFFSVEELNVSVTHTCPTKTQLTDSNSSYYTCTSTEASNNEASVSANAPTHTRHVGFVDISKEMNGAATAVRANCNEHNTLFKDSLKEKKVLIKVQEQSDQEGDSFEFSIVRKPSMDERLRISKGTEDSGVSSRKSDYSISQINTTTGSLDKADNMCISKNDTGCSDYSRSYNTNITSEANSMRSPFRNLSKNFKRPEFMRGMKRKLNLLNRSENSPSLEGDGSNSVSNCGSTGLTQEIDILDIGSSTPKKRKAISGVLKVRSLSDDEMPQTLSEHVTNVVFSTPVSSQKLPHRDGGLLGKLKSTRFALPVSMEMKKSEQATEKASNVQYLKMPADDLTMSPINLGNNVPQTPKRINTPFRTPKSVRRGVGRQSTERILGTPDYLAPELLLRQGHGPAVDWWALGVCFYEFLTGLPPFNDETPQKVFDNILNKNIEWPEGDEALSAEAVEAVDLLLTIDPTLRPAAKEVQQMRFFESIDWKNIENEEPPFVPTPENPTDTAYFEARNNLQHLQLSNFTLED